Genomic segment of Myxococcales bacterium:
CGCCAGGGCGACGATCAGGCGATGAGACTCCGAAACCTCCCGTTTCGGGGATGCCGCGATATCCTGGGTCATGCCGACGCCTATATTTTTGAGGGTGTGTCATTACTTAGCGTGAACCGGCAACCGGCGTCAATGTAGAAAACCGGCCTCCCGCCGGCCGAATTTCGACCTTGCCGAGCCTCGCCCGACCGCCTAAACTTGGCCGCACAATTTAGCCGAAGGGCGGATTACCATGACGGCAAGTGCAAAGACGGACGCGACATTCGCTTCGGTGATCGATCCCGAACTGGTCCGAAAACTCGATGAACTCTGTTACCCGAAAAGCGTCGCCATCATCGGCGCCAGCGAACAATTCATCAAATGGGGCAGCATGCTCACCGCCAACCTGATTCACGGCGGTTTCGCGGGCGCGGTCTACCCGATTCATCCCAAGGCCAAGACCATCCTGGGCCGGACGGCCTATCCGACCCTGCAAGCGTGCCCCGGTCCGGTGGACCTGGCGTTCATCACGGTGCCGAAAGAGAAAGTGCTGCCGTCGATCGACGAATGCGCGGCGGTCGGCGTGAAAAACCTGGTGATCGTAACCAGCGGGTTCAGCGAGACGGGCGCCGCGGGCGCGGAACTGGAACGGGAAGTCGTGGCGAAGGCGCGGGCCGCCGGCATGCGGCTGCTCGGGCCCAACACGATGGGCATGATCTCCACCCGACAGAAGCTGTGCATGACCGGTTCGGTCGCCACGCCTTTGGCGGGCGGCATCAGCATGATCAGCCAGAGCGGCAATCTCGGGGCGCAGGTCATGATGTGGGCCGAGGAACAGGACGTCGGCGTGAACAAGTTCTTCGGCTCGGGCAACGAAGCCGATCTGACTTGTACCGATCTGCTCGCCTACCTGGGGCAGGACGATTCGACCACGGCGATCCTGGCCTACCTCGAGGGCGTGGACAACGGCCAGCGCTTCCTGCGCGTCGCCCACGACGTCGCCCTGCGCAAGCCGATCGTGCTTCTGAAGAGCGGCCGCACCGACGAGGGCGCCCGCGCGGCGGCCAGCCACACCGGCGCGCTCTCCGGCAGCAACGAGATCTGGCGCGGCGCGATGCGCCAGGCGGGCGTCATCCTGGTCAAGCACCCGATGGACCTCATCGACGGCGCCGCTGGCCTCGAAAATCTGCCGATGCCGGAGGGCAACCGCGTTTGCGTCATCACCCTCGGCGGCGGCTGGGGCGTGGTCGCCACCGATCTGTGCAACGAATACAGCCTGACGCTGCCGTCGTTGCCCGCCGACATCATTGCCAAGCTCGACGGCATCCTGCCGTCGTTCTGGAGCCGCTCCAACCCGGTCGACCTGGTCGGCCAGGTCGATCCGGTGCTTTACTCGACGGCGCTGGAACTGGCGATGCAATCCCCGGCTTTCGACGCGGTGATCACGCTCGGCCTGATCGGCTCGTCGTCGTTTGCTTACGAAATCGCCGAAGCGGCGCACTCCATCGCGCCGGAAACGGTCAGCGACGAGACCCTGACGCAGTTCGCCGGCATCCGCGATTCTTTCGAAATGATGTTCCGCAAGGACATCGCCCGGATGGTCAAACAGTACGGCAAGCCGGTGGTCAACGTGTCGCTCGACAAGCGGCACAACCGGGTGATCCTGCCGGTGGACGGCGGCGAGAAGATCGTCGCGTTCAACACGCCGGAAAAAGCGGTGCGGGTTCTGGCCGGCATGACGCTGTACCAGTGGTGGCGCAAGCAGAACCTGAAGCGCGGCTGAGCGGCCGGATCAATCCTCGTCCATTTCTTCCGTTTCCGGCGGATTTTCGCCGTGCAGCGCCGCTAGGCGCGCCTCGAAATCCGCGGGCAACGGGCATTCCACGAAAAGCGGCCGGCGGGTGCGCGGATGCGGCAATTCGATCGTCGCGGCGTGCAGCCAAAAGCGCTTGTCCGGTTCCGGCGGCCCGCCGTACACGGTGTCTCCCAACAGCGGATGGCCGGCTTCTTTCAAGTGGGCGCGCACCTGGTGCATCGCGCCGGTATGGCAGACGGCCCGTACGAGCGCGGCGTGCGCAAAGTGTTCGAGGGTTTCGAATTCGGTGGCCGCCGGCACGGCGCCGCGGCCTTTTTTCTCGTCGGTGACGACATGCGCCGCGCGGCGCGTGGGATGGGCGATCGGCGCTTCGATGCGAAAGCGGTCCGGCGGCGAGCCGGCGCAGAGCGCGAGATACTCTTTTTTGATTTCGTGCAGGTCGAACGCCAGGCGCACGGCTTTGAAAATCGGCTGCTTTTTCGCGGCCAGCAGCACGCCGGAAGTCCAGAAATCCAACCGGTGGCAAAGCCCCGGCTCGAGCGGCGAGAAACCGACCGCCGCCATCTCCGGAAAGCGCGCCAGCAGGAACTGCGCCAGGGTGCCGCGTTCGCCGCCGCGTTGGGGCGCGCTGTGCACGCCGCCCGGTTTGATGACCGCCGCCAGGTCGTCGTCTTCGTAAAGCACCGCGAGAAAATGCGTTTCGTCGGGCGAGGCCGCCAGCACCGTGGTCGGCCGGTCGATGGCGACCGTCTGCCCGGCGCTGACGAGAAACGCCTTGGTGATCACGAGGCGATCATCGACCCGCACCGCGCCCGATTCAATCAGCGCGGCGGCCTTTTTCCGCGACAGGTCCGGATGGCAATTGGCCAGGAAGACGTCCAAGCGCGTCTGGTGATATTCCGGACTGACCGGCAGGTTCATGAGCTGTATCGGCATGTTCCTCGTCCCGTTTCGTTGCCCGGCCATGATTCACGAAAACGGCGTCCGGTCAATCCAGGCTTTGAATGACCCGTCGCAGGCGGGCGGTGACCTCCCGGGCGATTTCGGTCATTTTTTCGTTGTCGATCGAACTCATCGCTTCGAGCGGGTTGATCGCCGCGACCACGGTCTTGGCGCCTTCCCGGTAAACGATGACGTTGCAGGGCAGAAACAACCCGATTTCCTTTTCCGCCTGGATGGCCTGGTAGGCGAAGGCGGGCAGGCAGGCGCCGAGAATCAGGTACGGATCGATTTCCACGCTCAATTTTTCATTCAGTTTTTCCTTCAGGTCGATCTTGGTGATGATGCCGAACCCTTCCTTGGCCAGCGCCGCGGTGACCTTGGCCAACGCGTCGTCGAGGGGCAGCGACAATTCGCTGCGAATCGAATAGTTAGGCGTGGTCATGGCGGTTTCCTTACAAAGGCTTGCGGAAAACGTGGTAACGCCGGAAACGATTGTCAACCGCCGCGACGAAACGGGCGTCGGTTCGCGGTTTTTGCGCCGCTTGTTGCGGCAAATGCCTCGACAAGCTATAGTTCGACAAATTTTGACAACAGGGCGTTGCGGACCGGACCGATGCATCAACCTTTAAGAATCGTGCACCTCATCGCGTTTTGCCTGATGGGCA
This window contains:
- a CDS encoding RluA family pseudouridine synthase, giving the protein MPIQLMNLPVSPEYHQTRLDVFLANCHPDLSRKKAAALIESGAVRVDDRLVITKAFLVSAGQTVAIDRPTTVLAASPDETHFLAVLYEDDDLAAVIKPGGVHSAPQRGGERGTLAQFLLARFPEMAAVGFSPLEPGLCHRLDFWTSGVLLAAKKQPIFKAVRLAFDLHEIKKEYLALCAGSPPDRFRIEAPIAHPTRRAAHVVTDEKKGRGAVPAATEFETLEHFAHAALVRAVCHTGAMHQVRAHLKEAGHPLLGDTVYGGPPEPDKRFWLHAATIELPHPRTRRPLFVECPLPADFEARLAALHGENPPETEEMDED
- a CDS encoding DUF302 domain-containing protein, which encodes MTTPNYSIRSELSLPLDDALAKVTAALAKEGFGIITKIDLKEKLNEKLSVEIDPYLILGACLPAFAYQAIQAEKEIGLFLPCNVIVYREGAKTVVAAINPLEAMSSIDNEKMTEIAREVTARLRRVIQSLD